A single region of the Blastopirellula marina genome encodes:
- a CDS encoding NRAMP family divalent metal transporter: MSDAAAESQKQVSFLRIVKAIGPAIVVASVVLGPGSILSNSKVGAAYGYSMIWVLALASIFMALTVFLAAIIGTSFDRTPFAEIASRLGRPISVGIGIVFFLITSCFQFTNNLAIIDVINIATDSTEMGASAWWMSLLAIVLINAGLVWALYGSSTPYRFIEKMMMVMVGLMLLGFVVNLAVVQPSVSKIFAGLVPSLPDGGGSPENIVMLLGMFGTTFSIAGAFYQIYGVREKNWTRDNVANGIVDSIVGIAVLGGISFIIMVTSAAVLQDAKLTSITDVARQLEPLIGPRAKFMFCIGISAGAFSSLLVNALIGGTALSDSLGMSASVKDQPVKALTVVGLAVGMLIAIAVNWLGLSSVSLIVFAQALTVIGVPLLAFAMLFLALKLPSSKLKGPACTIATCSLLIAVLLSGRMVMSLIERFS, translated from the coding sequence ATGTCGGATGCGGCGGCCGAAAGCCAAAAGCAAGTTTCCTTCCTAAGAATTGTCAAAGCGATCGGGCCAGCAATTGTCGTGGCCTCGGTGGTTCTTGGGCCAGGCAGCATCTTGTCGAATTCCAAGGTCGGCGCGGCGTATGGCTACAGCATGATCTGGGTCCTGGCGTTGGCTTCGATCTTTATGGCCCTGACGGTCTTTCTCGCGGCGATCATCGGGACCAGTTTCGATCGCACTCCCTTCGCGGAAATCGCCAGCCGATTAGGTCGCCCCATTTCCGTCGGCATTGGTATCGTCTTCTTCCTGATCACCAGCTGTTTTCAATTTACGAACAACCTGGCGATCATCGATGTCATTAATATCGCGACTGACAGCACCGAAATGGGGGCCTCGGCCTGGTGGATGTCACTCTTGGCCATCGTACTGATCAATGCCGGACTGGTGTGGGCACTGTACGGCAGTAGCACCCCGTATCGATTTATCGAAAAGATGATGATGGTTATGGTCGGGCTCATGCTTTTGGGCTTCGTTGTGAACCTGGCGGTCGTTCAGCCTTCGGTTTCCAAGATCTTTGCCGGGCTCGTTCCTTCGCTTCCCGACGGCGGGGGCTCGCCTGAAAACATCGTGATGCTCTTGGGAATGTTTGGCACAACCTTTTCCATCGCCGGCGCGTTCTATCAGATCTATGGCGTACGAGAAAAGAATTGGACTCGTGACAACGTCGCCAACGGGATTGTTGACTCCATCGTCGGCATCGCCGTGCTCGGGGGGATTAGCTTTATTATCATGGTGACCTCGGCTGCCGTGCTGCAAGATGCGAAGCTGACCAGCATCACCGACGTTGCCAGGCAGCTCGAACCGCTGATTGGACCGCGAGCGAAGTTCATGTTTTGTATCGGTATCTCAGCCGGTGCGTTCAGCTCGCTTCTGGTTAACGCGTTAATCGGTGGAACCGCTTTGAGCGACAGTTTAGGCATGTCGGCCAGTGTGAAAGATCAGCCTGTGAAAGCCCTCACGGTGGTTGGCCTGGCCGTGGGAATGCTGATCGCGATTGCGGTCAATTGGCTAGGGCTTTCCAGCGTGTCGCTAATTGTCTTTGCCCAGGCTCTCACCGTGATTGGCGTTCCACTGCTGGCATTCGCGATGCTCTTCCTGGCGCTGAAGCTTCCCTCCTCGAAGCTTAAAGGCCCGGCATGCACGATTGCGACTTGTTCGTTGCTGATCGCTGTCTTGCTCTCGGGCAGAATGGTGATGTCGCTAATCGAAAGATTTAGCTAA
- a CDS encoding glucosamine-6-phosphate deaminase, producing MKLEVLEDAKQLGVVAARRGAEAIRQAIAEKGQANIIVATGASQFETLSALIAEPDIDWSRVTGFHLDEYLGLDDQHPASFCRYLRERFVEHVPLKQFYYVDGTSDDPHLVCSELGRLIQDHPIDVAFVGIGENGHLAFNDPPADFETTEPYLVVELDEACRKQQAGEGWFATLDDVPKQAISMSCRQILKSTTIICSVPDRRKAEAVQKSLEGPVTPEVPASILQSHEGTTLFIDKSAAALLTSSTFSD from the coding sequence ATGAAACTCGAAGTCTTAGAAGATGCTAAACAGTTAGGGGTTGTCGCTGCTCGTCGCGGTGCGGAAGCGATCCGTCAGGCAATTGCCGAAAAAGGTCAGGCGAACATCATTGTCGCTACCGGGGCTTCCCAGTTCGAGACTTTATCGGCCTTGATTGCCGAACCGGATATTGATTGGAGCCGGGTCACGGGGTTTCATCTTGACGAATACCTGGGACTCGACGATCAGCATCCGGCTTCATTTTGTCGGTATTTGCGGGAACGTTTCGTGGAACACGTTCCTTTGAAGCAGTTTTACTATGTAGACGGGACGAGCGATGATCCACACTTGGTTTGCAGCGAGCTCGGGCGATTGATCCAGGATCATCCGATTGACGTCGCCTTTGTGGGGATCGGTGAAAACGGTCACCTTGCGTTTAACGATCCTCCAGCCGACTTCGAGACGACTGAGCCTTATCTGGTTGTCGAGTTGGATGAAGCCTGCCGTAAGCAGCAAGCCGGTGAAGGGTGGTTTGCCACACTAGATGACGTACCGAAGCAAGCGATCAGCATGTCTTGCCGTCAGATTTTGAAGTCGACGACAATCATCTGCAGTGTTCCCGATCGGCGCAAAGCGGAAGCTGTGCAAAAGAGCCTGGAAGGACCTGTTACCCCTGAAGTTCCCGCCTCCATTTTGCAGTCGCACGAGGGCACGACTTTGTTTATTGACAAGTCGGCCGCGGCACTGCTTACCTCTTCGACCTTCTCTGATTAA
- a CDS encoding Hpt domain-containing protein has translation MRLQQTHAPAEEQSINWETLKSRCIGRLDLVEKALNRFQDSLVDDLQSLEEAVESLNSQEVARIAHRIKGTSLTVSADRLAGYAMHLERRAEEKLNYDEESLADIRDECCRLSQLISQHRTGGSQ, from the coding sequence ATGAGATTGCAGCAAACGCACGCGCCGGCTGAAGAACAGTCAATCAATTGGGAAACCTTGAAGTCACGATGTATTGGTCGTCTCGATCTGGTCGAGAAGGCTTTGAACCGCTTTCAAGATTCCTTGGTGGACGATCTTCAATCTCTGGAAGAGGCCGTTGAGTCACTCAATTCGCAGGAAGTTGCTCGCATTGCTCATCGCATTAAAGGTACGTCCTTGACTGTTTCGGCAGATCGCCTGGCAGGGTATGCGATGCATTTGGAAAGACGTGCGGAAGAAAAACTGAATTACGACGAAGAATCTCTTGCTGATATTCGTGACGAATGTTGCCGTTTGAGCCAACTCATTTCGCAACATCGGACCGGGGGAAGTCAATGA
- a CDS encoding LacI family DNA-binding transcriptional regulator, with protein sequence MAQEPRKVRLLDIANKAGVSRAAVGHILNNSGADCVRVSEATREKVLKIAAELDYRPNRAAQRLRGMPTKIIGVVLDTVNLAVFSARLAAIEAEAHTRGYRLMIGQAHHDPDEIKTYLDDFTDHGMDAILCMFDVMQDFRPKLKKVFRGRENIIVHSSPILKSQPCVRVETSSAIEQLVDHLADRGRKKIAIQLWSPSDQLMSIRSEAWKENIKRRKLPATSSLIWTNPEETQKPSREAIDDCIQKLVVTNKADAIIASNDEWAVRLIQGLERHGYSVPKDVAVTGYDNLDIADVIEPGLTTIDQCHAEYAKQALDLVEETIAGTISPTKRLRVIRPQLIVREST encoded by the coding sequence ATGGCTCAAGAACCACGGAAAGTCCGCCTCCTCGACATTGCGAATAAAGCTGGGGTCTCCCGAGCCGCGGTCGGGCACATCCTAAACAACTCGGGAGCGGACTGCGTTCGCGTCTCTGAGGCGACACGCGAGAAGGTTCTCAAGATCGCGGCGGAACTCGATTATCGTCCCAATCGCGCCGCCCAGCGACTCCGTGGCATGCCAACCAAAATCATTGGTGTCGTCCTGGATACCGTGAACCTTGCGGTCTTCTCGGCTCGACTGGCCGCCATCGAAGCCGAAGCCCATACACGCGGGTACCGCTTGATGATTGGCCAAGCCCATCACGATCCTGACGAAATCAAGACCTACCTGGACGACTTCACCGATCACGGGATGGACGCCATCCTGTGCATGTTCGACGTGATGCAAGACTTCCGGCCGAAGTTGAAGAAAGTGTTCCGCGGTCGCGAGAACATCATTGTGCACTCTTCACCCATCCTCAAATCACAACCTTGCGTTCGCGTCGAGACCTCTTCGGCAATCGAGCAGTTAGTCGATCACCTGGCTGACCGAGGTCGCAAGAAGATTGCGATTCAACTTTGGTCTCCCTCCGATCAACTCATGTCCATTCGAAGTGAAGCCTGGAAAGAGAACATCAAACGCCGCAAACTTCCGGCAACCAGTTCGCTGATCTGGACCAACCCGGAAGAAACGCAAAAACCATCTCGTGAAGCGATCGACGATTGCATTCAAAAACTAGTCGTTACGAACAAGGCCGACGCCATCATCGCGTCGAATGACGAATGGGCCGTTCGTCTGATCCAGGGTCTCGAACGGCACGGCTACTCGGTTCCGAAAGATGTCGCCGTAACAGGCTACGATAACCTCGATATCGCCGATGTCATTGAGCCAGGGCTGACGACCATCGACCAGTGCCACGCGGAATACGCCAAACAGGCCTTAGACCTGGTGGAAGAAACAATCGCCGGAACGATTTCTCCGACAAAGCGATTGCGAGTTATTCGTCCGCAATTGATTGTTCGCGAATCGACGTAG
- a CDS encoding glycosyltransferase family 4 protein yields MNPPIRRLLIDITHTASQDYHTGIQRVVRSLAREALAYSANRETTIECYPIIHVDGRFVHVDRWCVARGFRKSDRDWASYWQSFIPDFVGTGTRLKINKVGTRIRKLLYPRTIDRFARKMIQRLRSPHVDVNPGPGDVILMPDSWWDLPELFDAIDQARQDGALVGAMVHDLIPLRFPEFFGDGMRKKFAPWAERLVRSIDFMLGDAQAAEDDLWRYIQEQNAPLEKSQVGHVRLGCDIGRVRSIDLFQVPASIRRIFSNRETAPYLMVSTLEIRKNHHYLLDAFDQLWGEGQDVSLALVGRIGWKCEDLMERIANHPESGKRLHLLNNIGDDALNYIYQNSKAFLFSSKSEGFGLPIVEAQHHGLHVFASDIPIFREVAGTGAQFFSLEDPSHLKRQIIDFENNRGWESEPNITVKNEPWKDVFPKLVDVVAQLASNVQEARRASASQAA; encoded by the coding sequence ATGAACCCACCGATACGTCGCCTACTGATCGACATCACGCACACCGCTTCGCAAGACTACCACACGGGAATTCAGCGCGTCGTTCGTAGTCTGGCTCGTGAAGCGTTAGCTTATTCTGCAAACCGCGAAACAACGATCGAGTGCTATCCCATCATCCACGTCGATGGTCGGTTCGTTCACGTGGATCGCTGGTGTGTTGCCCGCGGATTCCGAAAATCGGATCGCGACTGGGCGTCTTACTGGCAATCCTTTATTCCCGACTTCGTCGGAACCGGAACCCGCCTGAAAATCAACAAGGTCGGTACTCGCATCCGCAAACTACTTTACCCGCGAACCATTGATCGTTTTGCTCGCAAGATGATTCAGCGACTTCGCTCCCCTCACGTCGACGTCAATCCCGGCCCTGGCGACGTTATCTTGATGCCGGACTCGTGGTGGGATTTGCCGGAGTTGTTCGATGCGATCGACCAAGCACGACAAGACGGAGCACTCGTCGGTGCGATGGTTCACGACCTGATCCCGTTACGTTTTCCCGAATTCTTCGGCGACGGGATGCGCAAGAAATTTGCCCCGTGGGCCGAACGCCTGGTCCGTTCGATCGATTTCATGCTTGGGGACGCACAAGCCGCGGAAGATGACCTCTGGCGTTACATCCAGGAACAGAACGCCCCGCTCGAAAAATCCCAAGTCGGCCATGTTCGACTAGGGTGTGATATCGGCAGAGTCCGTTCCATCGACCTTTTCCAGGTTCCAGCCAGTATCCGCCGAATCTTCAGCAATCGAGAAACGGCTCCGTATTTGATGGTTTCGACTCTCGAAATCCGCAAAAACCATCACTACCTGCTCGATGCTTTCGACCAGTTGTGGGGCGAAGGGCAGGATGTCTCGCTAGCACTCGTCGGTCGCATCGGTTGGAAATGCGAAGACTTGATGGAGCGAATTGCCAACCACCCAGAATCGGGTAAGCGTCTCCACCTGCTAAACAACATCGGCGATGACGCGCTGAACTACATCTACCAGAACAGCAAAGCCTTTCTGTTCTCTTCCAAATCGGAAGGGTTCGGGCTGCCGATTGTCGAGGCACAACACCACGGATTGCACGTATTTGCCAGCGACATTCCAATATTTCGCGAAGTTGCCGGCACAGGAGCTCAGTTCTTCTCACTGGAAGATCCATCGCATCTTAAGCGTCAGATCATCGACTTCGAGAACAACCGGGGATGGGAGTCCGAGCCCAATATCACTGTAAAAAATGAGCCCTGGAAGGATGTCTTTCCCAAACTGGTCGATGTTGTGGCCCAGCTAGCCAGCAATGTGCAGGAAGCCCGCCGCGCCAGTGCTTCACAAGCTGCCTGA
- a CDS encoding OmpP1/FadL family transporter, with the protein MAILSHPIRYVLGILLVLATGAMAYGQGIAVTGVGPVNRSMGGAGTAAPLDAIGALHWNPASISYLEQSEVSFGMEGLLADIELSSTVGGNTNTTNGEAGVAIIPAVGWVDHLEGTPLTIGMGVYGIGGFRNNMPVDPSNPLLASSPVFADAEIMQIAPTMSVRLGECWSVGVAPTITAARMQFDPLGPSAITPTSTAGSGNRVHWGGGIQGGIYYASPNCWRAGFTIKSTQWFEQFRFFTPSGVVRFDLDYPMILSTGLAYYGWERWVFAADARYFDYANTQGFSDLGWDNVFAGAIGAQYQLNDLWKLRAGYNFNQNPIGSEDVFTNVANPLIQTHNIALGAGCLLTDGVELNLAYVYLVDSSVSGPAPSPPFGANDTISHRISAHSLVMGVQIRY; encoded by the coding sequence ATGGCGATTCTCTCTCATCCTATTCGATACGTGCTGGGGATACTTCTGGTTTTGGCAACCGGAGCTATGGCTTATGGGCAAGGTATCGCCGTAACAGGGGTAGGCCCAGTGAATCGATCGATGGGTGGGGCAGGTACCGCAGCGCCACTCGATGCGATTGGGGCTCTGCACTGGAATCCGGCGTCGATCAGCTATCTTGAACAGTCTGAAGTGTCGTTCGGCATGGAAGGACTGTTGGCCGATATCGAGCTTTCATCCACTGTCGGGGGCAATACGAATACGACCAATGGGGAGGCTGGCGTGGCGATTATCCCTGCGGTTGGTTGGGTTGATCATCTTGAAGGGACCCCGTTGACCATCGGTATGGGGGTCTACGGGATTGGCGGCTTCCGGAATAATATGCCAGTCGACCCGAGTAATCCGCTGCTGGCATCAAGTCCCGTGTTTGCGGATGCGGAAATCATGCAGATCGCTCCCACCATGTCCGTTCGCTTGGGAGAATGCTGGTCGGTCGGTGTCGCTCCGACAATTACCGCTGCCCGCATGCAGTTCGACCCGCTAGGGCCTTCGGCCATTACGCCCACCAGCACGGCTGGCTCTGGCAACCGCGTACATTGGGGCGGCGGTATCCAAGGGGGGATTTATTATGCCAGCCCGAATTGTTGGCGAGCTGGTTTCACGATCAAGAGCACGCAGTGGTTTGAGCAGTTCCGCTTCTTTACTCCATCTGGCGTGGTTCGCTTTGATCTGGATTACCCCATGATCCTGTCCACTGGCCTGGCCTATTACGGCTGGGAACGCTGGGTCTTCGCCGCGGATGCACGTTATTTCGATTATGCCAATACTCAGGGTTTTAGCGATCTCGGCTGGGACAACGTCTTCGCTGGAGCGATCGGTGCTCAGTATCAACTGAACGACCTGTGGAAGTTGCGAGCTGGTTACAACTTCAATCAGAACCCGATCGGCTCGGAAGATGTCTTCACGAACGTTGCCAACCCGTTGATCCAGACGCATAACATCGCGTTGGGTGCCGGTTGTTTGTTGACCGACGGAGTCGAGTTGAATCTCGCCTATGTGTACCTGGTCGATTCTTCGGTTTCGGGACCAGCTCCTTCGCCCCCATTTGGTGCCAACGATACCATCTCGCACCGCATCAGTGCCCACTCGCTGGTAATGGGTGTTCAGATTCGGTATTAG
- a CDS encoding Gfo/Idh/MocA family protein, whose product MASLLMTSSANAADTLRIGLIGLDSSHAVAFTKTINAKEPIPELKNAKVVAAFPGGSPDLPTSADRIEGFTKQVSEMGVEIVPSIDALLKKVDAVIMNSVDGRVHLQQAKPALEAGIPIFVDKPITASLDETKQLIALSKKTGTPFFSSSTLRFCQEVIDLKKEDVVGCVAYSPCKLDPTHPDLFWYGIHGVETLFTVMGPGCQSVQRTQADGVEIVTGVWEDGRVGTFRGIRDGAAGYGVLVFGKKDIELTKIRAGYDLLVVEIVKFFRTKEAPVSPEQTLEIVAFMTAADMSRDADGKTISMDSLLSEKK is encoded by the coding sequence ATGGCTAGCTTGCTTATGACCTCTTCAGCGAATGCCGCCGACACGCTTCGGATCGGCTTGATCGGCCTCGATAGTTCCCACGCCGTGGCATTCACTAAGACGATCAACGCGAAAGAGCCAATTCCTGAATTGAAAAACGCCAAAGTCGTTGCCGCGTTTCCTGGAGGAAGTCCGGACCTGCCAACCAGTGCCGATCGGATCGAGGGCTTCACCAAGCAGGTCAGCGAGATGGGGGTCGAGATCGTTCCCTCGATTGATGCCCTGCTCAAAAAGGTGGATGCCGTCATCATGAACAGCGTCGACGGCCGCGTGCACCTGCAACAAGCCAAGCCGGCTCTTGAGGCAGGCATTCCCATCTTCGTCGACAAGCCAATTACGGCCTCGCTCGACGAAACCAAACAGCTGATTGCCCTGTCGAAGAAGACCGGTACTCCTTTCTTCTCTTCTTCTACCCTCCGCTTCTGCCAAGAGGTGATCGATTTGAAGAAAGAAGATGTCGTCGGCTGCGTTGCTTATAGCCCCTGCAAACTTGACCCGACCCATCCCGATCTCTTCTGGTACGGCATTCACGGCGTAGAGACCCTCTTTACGGTAATGGGCCCTGGCTGCCAGTCCGTGCAGCGTACTCAGGCCGACGGGGTCGAAATCGTCACCGGAGTCTGGGAAGATGGCCGAGTTGGAACTTTTCGCGGGATTCGCGATGGTGCGGCAGGTTACGGCGTACTCGTCTTCGGCAAAAAAGATATTGAACTAACCAAGATTCGTGCTGGCTACGATTTACTGGTTGTCGAGATCGTCAAATTCTTCCGCACGAAAGAGGCTCCGGTTTCCCCCGAACAGACACTTGAAATTGTGGCCTTCATGACTGCCGCCGACATGAGCCGCGATGCTGATGGCAAAACTATTTCGATGGATAGCCTATTAAGCGAAAAGAAATAG
- a CDS encoding Gfo/Idh/MocA family protein yields MLSFNRRQFLAAASATAFTSMTTAPTFASANDELRVVVIGANGIGRTHLNGFPEISGVRVVGLCDVDSAVLGKRTEEFQKKFNNKLKTYGDMRQVFDDPDVDAVVLAVPNHWHGLGTVWGCQAGKDVYTEKPCSHNIWEAGQMEKAAKKYDRIVQIGIQRRSFAHLKDFFQEIQQGVLGKVKQVKGLYLTRRDSIGRPSTPPKPLPTVNHDLWCGPAPTKLERANYHYDWHWFWDYGNAELGNNGPHILDLCRWSIGAEEFPTAVSSVGGRYVWDDNGQTPNTHLIRYEYAQAPITFEIRDLPTATGKKDTCDYMGISYGIVVEGEDATYVGFDSGKVIDSQGKTIREIKGTTGPDGGRQLHRENFVKAVRSRKTSDLNCDVRTGHLSTALCHLGNISHQVGNVISLKSLPEQTQDQPLVHEAVNRMQSHLAANGVDVNSAQVQLGKTLQIDPKTETFPHEEKANGLLKREYRAPYVVPEVV; encoded by the coding sequence ATGTTGTCCTTCAATCGACGCCAATTCCTTGCCGCTGCTTCTGCAACGGCTTTTACCTCGATGACAACTGCTCCGACATTCGCGTCGGCCAACGACGAACTTCGCGTTGTTGTGATTGGTGCGAATGGTATTGGGCGAACTCACCTGAACGGCTTTCCGGAGATTTCCGGAGTGCGCGTCGTAGGGCTGTGCGATGTCGACAGTGCCGTCCTGGGCAAGCGAACGGAAGAATTCCAGAAGAAGTTCAACAACAAGCTGAAGACATACGGCGACATGCGCCAAGTATTCGACGATCCGGATGTCGATGCGGTGGTTCTGGCTGTTCCCAATCATTGGCACGGTCTCGGTACCGTGTGGGGCTGCCAGGCAGGTAAAGACGTCTATACCGAGAAGCCATGTTCCCACAACATCTGGGAAGCAGGACAGATGGAGAAGGCTGCCAAGAAATACGATCGGATTGTTCAGATCGGCATCCAACGACGAAGCTTCGCGCACCTGAAAGACTTCTTCCAGGAGATCCAGCAAGGCGTGCTCGGCAAAGTGAAACAGGTCAAAGGCCTGTACCTGACGCGTCGCGATTCGATCGGTCGCCCCTCGACGCCCCCTAAACCGCTCCCGACGGTGAACCATGACCTGTGGTGTGGTCCTGCTCCGACCAAGCTGGAGCGAGCCAACTATCACTACGACTGGCATTGGTTCTGGGACTACGGCAATGCGGAACTAGGTAATAACGGTCCGCATATTCTCGACCTTTGCCGCTGGTCGATTGGGGCGGAAGAATTTCCAACCGCCGTTAGCAGTGTGGGTGGACGTTATGTGTGGGATGACAACGGCCAGACGCCCAATACGCACCTAATTCGTTACGAATATGCCCAAGCGCCCATTACGTTTGAGATCCGCGACCTGCCAACGGCGACTGGCAAGAAGGACACGTGCGACTACATGGGAATCAGCTACGGTATCGTGGTTGAAGGGGAAGACGCGACCTATGTCGGTTTCGATTCGGGTAAAGTCATCGATTCCCAAGGAAAAACGATTCGGGAAATCAAAGGCACTACCGGCCCCGACGGCGGACGACAGCTTCATCGAGAAAACTTCGTGAAAGCTGTCCGCTCGCGGAAGACCTCGGACCTGAACTGCGATGTCCGGACTGGACATCTCTCGACGGCACTTTGCCACCTAGGCAATATCTCTCACCAGGTGGGGAATGTCATTTCTCTGAAGTCGCTGCCAGAGCAAACCCAGGACCAGCCACTCGTTCACGAGGCCGTCAATCGGATGCAATCTCACCTGGCTGCCAACGGTGTTGATGTCAATTCGGCGCAAGTTCAGCTTGGAAAAACGCTCCAAATCGACCCCAAGACCGAGACTTTCCCCCACGAAGAAAAGGCCAACGGACTCCTAAAACGCGAGTATCGAGCACCTTACGTCGTGCCTGAAGTCGTTTAA
- a CDS encoding DUF1559 domain-containing protein, whose protein sequence is MNRNRGFTLVELLVVIAIIGVLIALLLPAVQQAREAARRMQCSNNLKQLGLAFHNYHDTYGRFMTGGDTSWQFYAVGWVPRIFPFIEQGTRYDGMEALAANYMMTRSPYRSHNQNDPIFGAVPGITCPSSPLGELSSDQVVSANFPYHNVQGGLHYRGNAGSVDVEFIPATTSGRVGYTKSGIIYPQSRTRFADIIDGTTNTILLGETSKISTGSGFAGLKPWTWGSTSYNANEWLMIDHKMVQYPINFPGSYGNNSTPFSSYHPGGAMFVMCDGSVKFLTETMPLDTLKAIATRHNGEVVSGL, encoded by the coding sequence ATGAATCGAAATCGCGGCTTTACCCTAGTCGAGCTACTCGTCGTTATCGCCATTATTGGCGTGCTGATCGCCTTGCTGTTGCCGGCCGTTCAACAGGCACGCGAAGCTGCTCGTCGCATGCAATGCAGTAATAACCTGAAGCAGTTAGGATTGGCATTTCACAACTATCACGACACGTACGGGAGATTCATGACCGGCGGAGACACCTCGTGGCAGTTCTATGCGGTCGGTTGGGTCCCGCGCATCTTTCCATTCATCGAGCAGGGTACTCGCTACGATGGTATGGAAGCACTCGCTGCGAACTACATGATGACGCGCAGCCCCTACCGAAGTCATAACCAGAACGATCCTATCTTTGGTGCGGTGCCTGGGATTACCTGTCCTTCATCTCCGCTGGGCGAGCTTTCTTCCGATCAAGTTGTTTCTGCTAACTTTCCGTATCACAACGTCCAAGGCGGACTTCACTACCGAGGTAACGCAGGTTCAGTGGATGTCGAATTCATTCCCGCAACGACCTCTGGCCGCGTTGGATACACGAAGTCTGGGATCATTTATCCACAAAGTCGAACAAGATTTGCCGATATCATCGACGGGACCACAAATACGATTCTGCTGGGCGAAACATCGAAAATCAGTACCGGTTCAGGCTTCGCAGGCCTGAAACCATGGACCTGGGGATCGACATCGTACAACGCGAACGAATGGCTCATGATCGATCACAAGATGGTTCAATACCCCATCAACTTTCCCGGATCGTACGGCAACAACTCGACACCTTTTTCCAGCTACCATCCCGGTGGAGCCATGTTTGTTATGTGCGACGGAAGCGTTAAGTTTCTTACCGAAACGATGCCCCTCGACACGCTGAAAGCAATTGCGACTCGCCACAACGGCGAGGTCGTCTCGGGACTCTAG
- a CDS encoding N-acetylglucosamine-6-phosphate deacetylase produces MSTAKYFDLQINGYFGVDFNQDNISSADLNAACVALERDGVEQVLVTVITDDIGKMASRISRLVKLRNEDSHARSMIAGVHVEGPFISTQAGYVGAHPVYAAKQASWPEMDTLLEAGGGLVRIVTLAPEQDPTQEVTRRLVEEGIVVSAGHTNASLNDLDAAIDAGLSMFTHLGNGCPRMMDRHDNIIQRVLSRSEHLQIGLIADGAHVPFFALKNYLDIIGIDRAFIVSDAISAAGCGPGVYPLGDQEVTVGTDGVPRAEDDSHLVGSATTMQQMADNLQLRLGLTSTEVRRLTYTNPLNQLGGCEKVLPLRMNAPLKNGGHQATTT; encoded by the coding sequence ATGTCTACTGCGAAATACTTCGATCTACAGATCAATGGCTATTTTGGTGTCGATTTCAACCAGGACAATATCTCGAGCGCTGATTTAAACGCGGCATGCGTGGCGCTAGAGCGTGATGGTGTCGAGCAAGTCCTGGTAACCGTTATCACGGACGACATCGGCAAGATGGCCTCGCGGATAAGTCGGCTCGTCAAATTACGCAATGAAGACTCCCACGCACGAAGCATGATCGCTGGAGTGCACGTTGAAGGACCATTCATCAGCACGCAAGCAGGATACGTCGGAGCGCATCCTGTCTATGCTGCCAAGCAGGCAAGTTGGCCTGAAATGGATACGCTTCTTGAAGCGGGAGGGGGGCTAGTACGAATCGTTACCTTGGCACCTGAGCAGGATCCTACGCAGGAGGTAACGCGTCGTCTCGTCGAGGAAGGAATTGTCGTTTCCGCCGGGCATACCAATGCATCATTGAACGATCTGGATGCTGCGATCGACGCTGGGCTCTCGATGTTCACGCATTTGGGCAATGGGTGTCCACGGATGATGGATCGGCACGACAACATCATTCAGCGGGTGCTAAGCCGGTCTGAACATCTGCAGATTGGACTTATCGCCGATGGAGCCCATGTTCCGTTTTTCGCGTTGAAGAATTACCTCGACATCATAGGCATCGATCGAGCGTTTATCGTTTCGGATGCCATTTCCGCCGCGGGCTGCGGGCCTGGGGTTTATCCACTGGGGGACCAAGAGGTGACGGTCGGTACCGATGGGGTTCCTCGTGCCGAGGACGACAGCCATCTGGTTGGCTCTGCCACTACCATGCAGCAAATGGCCGACAATCTTCAGCTTCGATTGGGGCTGACCTCGACCGAGGTGCGCCGGCTTACCTATACCAATCCGCTGAATCAGTTGGGGGGCTGCGAAAAGGTGCTCCCCCTGCGCATGAACGCTCCGCTGAAAAATGGTGGGCATCAAGCGACGACCACATAG